The Pseudomonas sp. MM223 genome segment AAACGACGATCTCTGGATGGTTGCGCGGCAAACACTCTATTTCGCCAGCAAATGCACTTCGTATTCAGATCGCCACATCTGGAGCTATCCAGGCTGCTGACGTTTGCTCTGTTCTCGCGGATTTGGCCCCGACCTTGAAGCAAATGGTACCTGCCAACAGCCATCAGCGTAACTCCACTGAGGCGGCTGTGAATCCATCCAGTGCCGGAGGTGCCCAGTGAGCAACGTAATCCACCTCGACTTCGAAGGGCGGCAGGTAGACCTAAGCGCTGATGGGTGGCTGAACGCCACGAAAATCGCCAAGCAGTTTGGCAAGGAGCCGACTGCCTGGCTTCGCCAAATCGACACCCTCGAATACCTTTGCGTTATGGGAGATGCCCTTGGGGTCAATTCTGTCACCCTGACAGAATTCAATGAAATCAAAGAGTTAGATGCATCTAAGTCTTGGGTTCGCTCCAAGATTCTCGCTCTCGCGAAAAGGACTGGTCTCGTGATGACCAAGGCCGGCGGAAGCGGCGGGACATGGCTGCACCCGAAGGTCAGGGTTTATTTCGGTCGCTGGATCAGCACTAAGTTCGCTGTTTGGTGCGATACGAAAATTGAAGCACTGCTGGGCGGTGCTCCGTCGAAACTGGATCGACTCAATCGCGCTTGCAAGATTTTCGACGACCGCGAATCTCTCGCCAGCACCTACGGGCGCGGACTTTGTGAGTGGAAGCGCGACAAGCCGCTGCTGCTAGGCGACATCGAGCGCGAGCTTGATTCACTGCAAATGGTGCTCGGCCTGAACAACCCCAATCAACCTCGCCTGAAGGCCTTCTCATGACGGCCTCGGCGTCTCAGTTTTTGTTGTCCGGCTAAATCGCAGGCAACAAAAAACCCGCTTCGCAGGCGGGCTTTTTAACCGTCCCCGGCAAGGGACTTTTTGAATCTTCGTTCTGTAGGAGGACGAGATGCATCCGAAAAATACCACCGCGCAATCAACTGCGCAACCACGTAAGCCTCACTTGAGCGATCTTCGTAGCCGCTTCCGTGCAGCCTATGGCGTTCACGGCATCTCCCGGATACTGCTCGAAGACCAGGCGGAGTCTTGCGAGTTGCTTAGTGGACGCGACCGCGAGGCCTTGCTGAGCGCCTTAGAGCACTGTGCAGAAACGCTCTACGCCTATCACGAACATGCCTACCAAGACGCGCTCCCTCATGCCGCTGAGCAAGGGGGTGCCCAATGACTGCCTTCGTCACTCGCACCCAGGCATTCCTGGTCTCTGGCGTCGCGCTCCAGGTCAATCAAGGCACAAGCTGCTACCTGGCTATAGAGGCCGCAAGCACCATCCTGTCAGGCGTAAACGCGATGCTCGCTGGTCTCGTAGACGCAGCTCCAGACAATGCCAATGAAGTCTATGCGATCCGGGTTTTGACCCAGCAATGCGAGGCATTGATTGACGCTGTCGCTGGCTCTATCCGCGAAGCCGAAGACCTCGCGCCACAAAACCAACCCTCGCCAGTTCGTGGCGCGGAGGTATCCCAATGACCCCTTCAATCAGCGACCTGGGCGAAAAGGTCCTGTCCCGCCTGCGCGTGATCGAGAGCTTCGCCTCCATCCTCATGGACAACCATGCCTTTAAGGACGACCAGCAGAACGGGTTCGCGCCTCAGCTTGATTTCCATGGTGAGTCGGCCATCCACGAAGCGATGTACATGCTGGCCGAGCAAGCCCGGGACCAGTTGTCTCAGCTGATGAATGCAGCAGGGGAAGCCCAATGAAGACCCTTCAAAACATTGCTGATGAAGCCTACGACGACCTGATGGTGCTGCGGGAAAAGCTCAACGACTTCAAGACCATGTTCCTGGCTGTGAGCAAATTGCTGCCTGAGCCTGACACCGCAGGTCGCTTGGCCGGTATCGGGGCCATACAAGCCGAGGAGTGGGCGACCAACGCCGAGGAGTGGGCGCGGAAGATGGATGAAAACCTCCGCAACCTTGAAGCCCAGCAGCCCGTCGCGCCACAAAAACCTACCCCTGCAAAACGTGGCGCGGGAGGTGCGGCATGAAGCTAGTCACCATCCACAACACTCAGCTGCCCGTCGTCGAGTATCGCGGCCAGCGCGTAGTCACCCTGGCGATGATCGACCAGGTGCATGAGCGGCCGGATGACACTGCTGGTCGCAATTTCCGCGAGCACCGTGACCGGCTCATTGTCGGTAGTGACTACTACGTCATCGCTCGATCTGAAAACAGCGAAATTCGCGGTTTAGGTTTCGACGTGCCGAATCGCGGTTTGATCGTCCTGACCGAGCAGGGCTATCTGATGCTGGTCAAGTCGCTAACCGACGATCTGGCTTGGACGGTCCAGCGCCAACTGGTCAGCAACTACTTCAGGCCGGCACCAGCACCTGCTCTCCCTGGCGACTACATCACGGCCTTGGAGCACCTGCTGGCCACGAAGCGTTCTGAGCAGCTGGCGTTGGAGCAGCGTGACCATGCGATCGCCACCAAGGCGGAGATCGGCAGTCGGCGAGAAGCCACCGCCATGGCCACTGCATCAGCTGCTGTCCGCAAGGTCATGCACCTGGAGAACGAGCGGGTCGTGGTTGCCAGCACGCCACCGTGACGGCGGTTGAAAAGGCCGCCCACCGAAGCTTCGGTGGCCAGGGTTTCCGTCCGCTCAAGAACTGGTGTGACATCCATGGGGTGTCCGCCCCGAAAGTCCAAGACCCTCGATTCGGCTGGGTTCGCTCCTGGCCTGCGGCCGCCTGGGCGGCTGTCTACCAAATTGACCTGGCCGAACTGTTCGGCGCTGCTGGAGAGCACCAATGAAGCCCAAGATGACCCACGAGCAATTGACGAATCAGATCGCTGAAGTGGCCATTGATTTCCAGCGCGCCGAGATACTGCGCAACTCGCTGAAGCGTGAGTTGAGCGCTATGTATGCGACCTACTTCCGCGCTCACGGCCGTCCCGGCAATGGTGAGCGCACCCGCTTCGATTTCGAAGACCCAGCGTATCGCGGGGTAGTCCAGTTCACCGAGGGCGCTTACAACCGTTGGTATGACCAGCGCGCCCTGACCACCAAGCTGAAAAGGAAGCTGCGCGGTCTCGTTGAGCGCCTGGAGCGCGCCCAATGAGCAACGTACTGAACTTCCCAGAACCAGCCGAGATTGAGGTGATCAGCGAGGAGGCCTTCCGGAAGTACACCGACGCCGCCCTGCTGCTGAAGTGCTTCGAGGTCATCAAGGACACGCTCGACGTGATCAACGAGCCCGAGTACTCAATCGAGAAGGAGGACGACACTCACATCGACCTAATCCGGGCCTTCTACGCGCTCAAGGTGCTGTTCGCGCGCAAGACAGGTCATGACGCAGCTGTCGTGGCTCAAGACCACTGGGAGGCCATTGGCCGGCACTTGCTGGAGGGAGCCCCTTACCCGGACCAGCTGATCCCGATCGCGGGCGCGTTCATCAGCCCAACCCCTCCAGATGGCTACTCCCACCTTGGCAACCTGGAGCTGGCCTGCGCCGCGTACAACGCCAGCGATAAGGTCAGGCTTGGCACCAACGCAACCCTGTCCGCTGACAACGCGCAAATCAAGGCGACCGTGGCCGTGGAGGCAATCAACGCCACCACCGCCCTTGGCATCCTGGTCCGCCGACTCTCCGGTGGCACGCTGACGGATATGGCGCAGGTGGTGAGCGGTATTACGGGTCTCTCATCGGAGACTCTCCAATGACCATTACCCCGAACCCAGCCCAGGAGCTCCCGCAGCGCGCAGTCGCAAAGATCATCAATGGACCTTGGCCAACCTACACCCAGTTCAAGGGCTTGCCCGAGCGCGAGCGCTGGACTATCTACGAACTGGCCAAGGCTGGTCGGCAGGCCATGGAAGACAAGGGCTTCGAGATGACCGAGAGCTACGACGCCTTTGTGCGCCGTGTCACAGAGGAGCTTGAGCGTGAGCACCATCCTCATGAGTAAGTGCTGGCCCCTCCAGGGCATGAGTGCCACCCAGAAAGCCGTTCTGATATCGCTGGCCGACAATGCCAACGACGAAGGGGTCTGCTGGCCATCGGTTCCGCGAATTGCATCGCGCACCTGCCTTTCTGATCGCGCTGTTCAGTCCGCAATCAAGTGGCTCTGTGAGGCAAACCTGTTGGCAGTCAAGGCCCGCAATGGCCGCTCGACGATGTACACGCTAACCCCCGAAGCATATTCACCCCCGAACGAGGTTCACCCCGAACCAGCTTCACCCACCCCCGAAGGAGATGCACCACCACCCCCGAACGAGGTTCACCACACCCCCGAACCACGTTCACCCAGAACCGTAATAGAACCCAAAGGTGAACCATCAAAGAACCGTAAGAGGGGAAGTGATGGGTTCACTGTTGAGCAGATGCTCGAACTGGCACCCGCTGATCTGAGCGAGCAAACCGCCCGTGATTACTTCCAGTTCCGGAAGAAGAAAGGCCCGCTGAATCTGACGATCTGGAACAACGTTCTCGCAGAGCTTGAGGGATGCCGGGCCGCAGGGATCAGCCCGGACAAGGCCCTGGCCGAGGCAATGACCGCTGCTTGGCAGGGGTTCAAGACCTCATGGATTGTCGACCGGCTGAAAAAGGAGGCTTGGACCTCCGGCACTAGGGGGGCAGGCCAATCGCACCACACCGACCTCGACAAGATTGACCACACCGAAGGCATGGTTCGCCAGCCAAACGGTACTTACCGGGTAGCAAGATCATGACCACACCAAAGACTCTGGAATACAAACCTGGCCAGTGCCGCGTGCACGGTGACTTCACTGACGAACTGATTGAGTCGTTCTTGGGCGAACACTTCTGGCAGGGCTGCACTCGCTGCCAATTCGACGCACTGCACTCTGCCGACGAAGCTGTCCGCAAGCCGGCGCAAGCTTTGCGACGTGACTGGGCGATGAACGTCAGCTTGATGGCTTCTGATATCCCGCTGCGCTTCCGGGCGGCGACCCTGGACACATACCGCACCGACACCGAAGGTCAGGCCGTGGCGCTGACCGAGTGCCGCGACTACGTGCATGGGTTCGAGCGCAACTGGGAGCTGGGCCGCTCGATGATGCTGCTGGGCGACGTGGGGACCGGGAAGACGCACTTGGGCTGCGCTGTCGTCCAGCAGGTGATCCGCAGTTACGGCGCGTCAGCGCGTTACACCATGGCAATCGAGATCATCCGCGATATCAAGATGACCTTCGACAAGAAGTCCGAGCAGACCGAGCGCGACGTGTATGCCTCCCTGCTGGCGCCAGATCTACTGGTGATCGATGAGGTTGGTGTCCAGCACGGCAGCGACTTCGAGCGGCAGGTGCTGTTCGAGGTGGTCGACTCACGGTACCGGCAGCTGATGCCGACCATCGTGATCTCCAACCTGGGCCTAGCCGGCCTGCGCAAGTGCCTGGGAGACCGTGCTGTCGACCGACTGACTGATGCTGGCGGGCCTGCCGTCCTGTTCACCTGGGCCTCGGCGCGAGGTGAAGCATGAGCGAACTGGTAATGGGCTACCCCGAGGCCGAGCACGGTGTGCTGGGGGCGATCATGCTGGCGTCTCTCGATGGCAATGCCGCGCTGGTGGACGACATCGTGAGCCAGATGAGCAGCGCCGATTTCCTCTACGACGACCACGCAGCCCTGTTCGATGTGATCCGTGACTGCCTGGATCGTGGGCTGCCGGTTGATGCGGTGACGGTCGGTGATGTTCAGCGGTCCCTTCCAAGCGGGCAGGGCACCCTGGCATTCGCAGCGGACCTATGCCGGAACGTGCCCTCGGTGGCCAACGCGATGGCGTACGCAAAGCAGGTCAAGCAGTGGGCGGTGATCCGCCAGGTGGTCGACATTGGCCATTCTGCGAAGGCTGCCGTAGCAAGCGGCCTGGTGCCGGACGAGATCATCGCGCAGGCCCAGCAGTCCATCGCTGACTTGCGTGACCTGCAGGGCTCGGGCAAGGCCGGGTACAAGCGCATGGCCGAGGTGTTGCCCAAGGTGTTCGATGGGATGCAGGAAGTGCTGGATGACCGCGCTCCACCGAAGCTCTCGACCGGCCTGGTCGACCTGGACAAGCTGATCGGCTTCCTTCGCCCCAAGAGCATGGTGGTGATCGCCGGTCGCCCTGGCAGCGGCAAGACCATGCTGGGCCTTCAGATCGTCAACCACATCGCGATCCGTGGTGCTGGTGTGGGCCTGATCTTCAGCTTGGAGATGGACGAGAAGGAGTTGACCGTCCGCACCATCGCCTCTCAGGGCGGTATTGACCTGCGCCGGATGGAGGAGGTCAAGAGCCTGGATGAGGACGAATGGCAGCGCATTGGGACGGCCGGCAGCAAGATCGAGTCTGCTCAGCTGTACCTGAACGACACGCCCGGCTTGACCATGAGCGCTATCCGGTCAGATGCCAGGCGGCTTCAACGCGAACAGGGCCTCGACATCCTGATGATCGACTACCTGGGCCTGGTGGGCACCGAAGGCAAGAACCAGAGCCGTACCGACGCTGTGGCCAAGATATCCATTGCCCTAAAGAACTTGGCCAAGGAACTGAGCGTTCCGGTGCTGGTGCTGGCGCAGCTCAACCGAAACCCGGCGAGCCGCCCCGGCAAGAAGCCACAAGCCAGCGACCTGCGCGACTCCGGCCAGATCGAACAGGACGCCGACGCAGTGATCCTGGTCCACCACGACCCAGAGTCGGAAGCGGGTGAGCAGGGCGTCACCGAGCTGATCCTCGACAAGGGGCGCCAGGCCCCGCAGGGCTCGTGCCTAGTCCAGCGCCAAGGGCAGTACGCCCGCTTCGTCAACTTCGCCGGCAACCGCCTCCCGCCTGACGACGAGGTCGAGATGGCCCGCGTCCTGAATTTCTCCAAACACCGTAAGGGGAGCAAGCACCATGAAACTTTCTGATCTGTGGCCACGCGCTGGCGCTGGCAAACCTGCAACCCCGGTCGTTTCGATGACGGTGACCAAGCGTGCTGGTGCCGGGCAGCCTGTTGCCACTGGCAATACCCCGAAACCCGAAGGCGTGCATCAGCGTTTGGTCGGCCCACGCGAGCTGCCAGAGACGCTTGAGGCCTGTGAGGCCCTGCATGAGCAGCTGGTGGCTGACGCTATCCGCCTGGAGCTGTCGCTGGCGCAGGCCGTCGAGCGCGCCATCCAGGGCACGCCATACGACCGAGCCTGGTACAACCGGGCGAAGGCCGCGCTCAAGCACTTGAACCATGACCGCACCCGGCTGCTGTACCGGTGCGGCCAACTGCGCAAGGAGGCCAAGGCGCACGCCCAGCAGCACATGGATCGGGTCATCCTCGACGTAATCAAGAAGTCGATGCCCGCCGACCAGTTCCTGGGCTTTGTTCGAATCGCAGAGGCTCGCATGGCCTCGGGGGTGACCCAATGAGCAACGTAACTGCGGCATTGCTGCGCAAGAGCTTGCAAGAGCATGAGCGCAAGTTCCTGAAGATCGCAGGCGAGCATCTGGCCGAGGAGAAGGTTGGAGGTGCCGCTGCAATGGCGTGCTTGCTCGATATGGTCGCCAGCTGGCACGCCACCCGGGTCAATATTGAGTTCGGGGATTACTGCAAGCGCTGGGTGTCGGAAGGTAACGCCAAAAGCAAGCCGGCGGATCGTCTGCTTCGTAATCTGCTGGGTCTGGACGACAACCCACCACCTCGCCGCATCCGGAGGGCTGCATGACGGTTTATCGTGACGCTGAACACGGCGTAGTCAGGGCCATGACCCTAGACGCCATATCGCTGCACAAGGGCCAGGCCTGGCAGGGCAAGTATCAGCCTCCAGGCTCGCAGCCAGGAAAGGGAGAAAACCCGTGCCCGCTGGATCGATTTGACCAACTAACCCAGGACGCGATGACCCGCTCGCTGCTGCACAGGGTACTTTCGCCGCTGCATTGGAACATGCTCGAGGCCTTTTACAAGGTCGACAGCAGCAAGTCGTTGCAGCAGGAAAGGGCGCTCGCCATCCAGTATGTGGCCAGGGCTGCACCGGGCAAGGCACATTGGCTGTTCCGGCAAAAGTGCGTCACAGCCTGGGCTGTCACCAACTTACCCGACGGATTCATGCTGCTGCACACCTGGGACAATCTCGACTCGCCCACGCCGGAGAAAACGCTTTACCGGTGGAGGTCAGATATTCGGCGATGGCTCAAGCAGGAGTTAGACAAAGCGTTCGTTTCGGCGGCAGTCATCCTTGACGAGGCGGGCCTTATTGCAGAAGCAGCTTGACGCGGTGAGAAAATGAGAATCTAATTCACCACATTGCGGTTTTGCGTCTTGAGAATGCGAACCCTAAGAAGCCCTGGCCATCACAGCCGGGGCTTTTGCGTTATAGCCCCTTGAGTCTGACAGGCAGCGTAAAAATCCATCCATGCCGGATAAACACCTGTTTTATGGTGCGCCCGCCCGGGTCGGGTTGACTCGATTGTTACAGGTTTGAATAAGAAGATTTCTAGTCTTTTGCATTTATCAAAAATCCCATAGGCCTAAACTAGGCACAGCTTCCTAAAAAGCTGCGACGCACTAGAAATACAGGGTCTAAGCAAACCACCCTACCGTGCCTCGTAAAGCCTTCGGCCTATTTATCTCCGACTGAAGACGTTAATCGTTTGCATCGTTGGAACATGGAAAATGAAACTGTTCAAAGCATTGATTGCTGCTTCGTTTGTAATGATGGGTAGCCAGGTGGCGCTTGCAGATGAGCCTGTTGTTGAGCATTACACCTATAGCTCGCATCCAGACATCGCCAAGGTAGTTCGCCAAGATCCGATTCCAGATGTGTGCGGTGTGGTTCCTGTCCAGATGACCTACATCGACCATCAGGGGCAGCAACACACCATGGAGTACAGTGTTATGGGTAACGGTTGCCACGATAACTAGATTTTAATTCCAGCCAAAGACAGGCGATCAGGGCCCTTAATCCAGCAAACCCGAAAGTTAACTCCAGAGTGTTTTCCATCCTAAACTCATTCTAAGCCTCGGCATTCGCCGGGGCTTTTTCGTTTATGCGGATGACGCGCCCAGGCAGCTGGGCTAAGTCGGTAGTGGCGTTCAGTCAAACCCGTGCGGTCACTGATGGACAACGCGATGAGAGCCTGGGGTACGTGACCCAGCGATCCAGACCAGCAAGCCGGGATGCACGGCCCTCCGCACCCATTCCAAGCCTCGCACCAGCTGGGGCTTTTTCGTATCTGGAGGATGCATGGAAAAGCTAAAGCTCGACGTTGAGGTTGAGGGCGCCGCTGACTTCCTGCGCCCTCTGGCTGAAACGCTCAGGTCACTTGAACATTTTCCCGAGCTGCCGCTGCAGGTCCTTCGTGACCTTGTCGCCCACAGCCTTCATGAGCTTCCCGTAAGTCTCGACAGCACCGCATTTGCCGCAGGTGACCTTCGAGTTGTCGTTCGGCCTAGCCGGAACCTCGAACTTGTCACTGCCGCACTTGGCGCACTTGAGGGTTACCTTCATCGTTTTTCGCTCCGTGAAACGTCTTGTGTGGAAACTCGACGATAGCACGGGGCCATCTTTTCACATATCCAAGGGCTCGCCAGTTCGACGGGTCATTTTGTTTCTGGAGCACCACCTATGGCCGAGCCAAGTACCGGCGCCCTCGCAGTGACCGGCGTACTGGCCAGCGTCGGCCTGGGTGCCCCGGCATAGCTAATCATCCCCCTCAATGCGTACATCCGAGATACCCAAATCTGCGACCGCAATGCGGAGATCATCATTTGATAAGCGGCACGGCGCGCGCGCCTCAGACAAGGGGTCAGCGGGGGCATGCAGACGGAGGAGAGCGGTCAGCACATTGTCTTCGTTCGGCGTGCTAGACCAATCGCATATCCAGAATCTGGTATGGCCTTTGAGGTTGTAGTCGATGCGGTATTTCATAGGTTGCCGGACCTCCGCCATTGGACGTCAGTTATGCCGAAGCGCTCAGCAGCAGGCCGAGAGACTTTTCTGATATCCGAAGCAGTGAACTTAGGGATGACTCCAACGCCGGCTTCGCAGGCAGCCCAGTGCCAGGCCTCAGCGTTATCCATCCTCTCGGCGCGGACGATGAATTCGCGAGCTTCTCCATGGAGGTGATAAGCGACCACATAGATGTTACTGACGGGCATTTACTAGTTCCTTCTAGCGAAGCCAGATCGGCCAACATTCCTTTTAACCCCTAGGGATTCCGGGGGCAAGCATCCGGCCGGTTTAACGCCGGAGCACAATTCTCACGTACGGAGCAAGCAAATGGACCCGACCGACCTGGGCCCAGGCACAGCCACCTGGCTGGGCGGTAGTGGCATCGTTGTCACGGGCGCATTGCTATGGGTGCGCCGCTTCCTGTCCAAGGACGCTGCTGATCGCGCTATGGACAATGCCGATATCGGCACTGTCCGCCGGCTTAATGAACTGCTCGATTCCGAGCGAGAGGCCCGAAAGCTGGCCGAGGCCCGCGCCGATCAGTTCGCCAAGGAGCGCAACGAGTTGGCAGCAGCAGTTGGACGGATGGAAGGAAAGATCGAAGCGCTCACGTGTCAGGTGGGCCAGCTCACTGAGAAGGTGACCACGCAGAGCGCAGAGATTTCCCGGCTGCGTGCACAGCTTGGAGGTACAGCCTGATGGACAAATGCGCTTTGGAATTCATCGCTCGACGCTGGTGGCGACGGGCAGAGGTGTGGGTCATCGCTGTGGTGCTCATTGCAGGCGGTGCAGTTCTGGGTTGGCAGTCTGCTTATTGGTCGATGGCCAGCACTCAGTCGCACCAGGTCGACGAGATCCGGAAGGCCTACGACGCCGCAATGGCTGAACGTGACAAGCGTCTGGACGAGCTGACCAGAAAGGCCGAGAGCGCCGCGACCAAGGCGTCGAAGGCAGCCACTACTGCGACCCAGGCAGCCGACAAGGCTGATGAGGCGCTGAACCGGGTATCGCAGTAGCCGCGCCACAAATCAGACATGCGCCGTTTCGTGGCGCGAGCACGCTGATCATGCGTTCCGCCAGATTAGTGAAGCACTCGACCGAAGACCGGTTGAAGCTGATCCCTTTCGTGGATGACTCCGCGCGCTGCTTTGGTAATTACATCTTGCTGAAGCTGATTAACCTGCATGGTGAGGACACGAACGGCAGTTTGATAAACAACTGATCCGGACGCCACGGGATGCTCCTCCAGTAGGCCTTCAAGCTTCTCGGTTAACAAAACGCACCTGTCTATAAGCTCTTCGATTTCTTTCATCACGGTTTCTCCAGATCTTTCCGCTACGACCATCCGGGCGGAAGGTCGTTCCGACGACCCCGCGGATGCGCCGATTTCATTGCGCGAGAGAGCTTATCGAACATGGCCAAGCAACCCTATACACCATGCAGGCTGTATGTCGACGGTGCCGACGGCATTGCAGTCAGTGATTTCATAACCACTGCTGCCGGATCTGCCTATTTGGTGCAGACGCTGCGTGTGAGCCGCACCCGGCCAGAGCGAAAGTACATGGGCTGCTTGCGCTGGCCCATCGCCGAGATACCCGCCGATGCGCGGTGCTACCAGCTGACCTGGTACAGGAGGTGAGCAATGGCCTGTAGTGGATGCGCCGCCCGGCGCGAATGGATCAACAAGTGGATGAAGGTGGCATATGAACGATCAAAGCAAATCGTTGGCGGTGGCGACCATCGTTCCAGCACCAAACACCAATCCGAACAGCCCGCACCTCGCGAGGGGGACCAAGGTCCTGCTTAGTGATGGAAGTGAGCTGGAGGGCGTGTTGAGCATTGAGCTCAAGGTTTCGGTGGACAATCCGGTGTGGCATGCGGTGATCACCGTGCTACCTCGAGAGATTCCCGTTGTGACGGTGGATGCCCAGGTGGATCAGATCGAGGTCACCAGCCTCATGAGCGACTCGCGGCAGTGTCGGCAGGCAGAGCAATGAGCCTGGCTGTTGAAGAGCGAATGGATCAGCTCCTCGCTGAGCTGCAGAAGCAGACGGGCCTGCTTGAGCAGATAGCAGCGCAGAACCTGGCACTGATCGAAGCGCTGGCTGACGATGATGATGTAGATCCTGACGCCGTGGCATCCACCTACCTGGATGGCACGCCCGTTCACGGTTGCCGCTGATGGCCAGGCTCACGTCCCTCAAGCCACCGATGCAGGCGCAGCCATCAAGGCTGGCGACGGTCAACCCGGAGTCATGGCGGACGGCCAAGGGGACATCTGCCCAGCGCGGCTATGGGTACAAGTGGCAAGTGGCACGGGCCGGCTGGCTCGTGGCTCACCCGCTTTGCGTGTACTGCCAGCGTGAGGGGCGGGTGACCGCAGGTACTGTCGTCGACCACATCGTCCCGCACAGGGGCGACATGAAGCTGTTCTGGAGCCGAAGCAACTGGCAGACCCTGTGCCGGCATTGTCACGATGTGGTGAAGGCAGCCGAGGAGGCCGCCGGCCAGATCGGTTGATGCACCTCACTTCCCCGATTCTAAGGGGAGGGGTGGGTGGAGAGTTCATGGCTTTTCGCTTCCAGACCACCTGCCCCCGCACGCGTGAAATTTTTCCCTGTTTCAGAGGTTTTTGTTAATGGCGTTAACATCGAAAAAGCGCCGTTTTGTCGAGTCCAAGGCTGCTGGTGCCTCGAATCGCGAAGCGGCGGAAGCCGCAGGTTACGCGGCGGGCAGCGCTTCGGCGGCAGGTTCTCGGCTCGCCAAAGACCCTGACGTTGTTGCCGCTCTGGAAAAGTTAAAGGCGCCCCGAAATGTTAAGCCGGCGCCAGAGCGCGAGGCCGCCGAGTACGGCCCGCCGGGTGACGAGTCGGGCGACCTGGTCGACCTGCCCAACACCGACGATCCGCTCGTTTGGTTACTGGCGCTGATGAACGATCCCCAGGCCAAGATCTTTGATCGGCGCAACGCCGCCCAGTCGGCGCTCCCGTACTTTCACGGCAAGAAGTCCGGCATGGGCAAAAAGGAACAGAAGCTCGAAGAAGCGGCGAAGGTGGGGGCCAGCGGCAACCGCTTCGGGCTGCGCGAACGCCACTTGAAGGCCGTCAAATGAAGAAATGGACTACCGCGTGCCCCGACTGGGAGAGCAGGATCGTTCGTGGCCAGGCACTCGTGCCGGTGGAGCCCATCTTCCCCGAGCAGGCAGAAGATGCTCTCGACGTGTTTTGCAACCTTCGAATGGTTGATGCCGACGGTAGCCCCCTGATGGGGGATACCTGTCGCAGCTGGGTGCTTGATGTTGTGGCCGCGCTCTTCGGCGCTTATGACGCCGACGCCGGCCGCAGGCTGATCACCAACTACTTCCTGATGGTGAGCAAGAAGAACGGCAAGTCGACGATCGCCGCGGGCATCATGCTCACGGCCCTGATCTTGAACACCCGGCCCTCTGGCGAGTTCCTGATCCTGGCGCCGACGAAGGAAGCGGCTGACAACGCGTTCAAGCCGATCCGGGACATGATCGATGCGGACGAGGACCTGCAGGCCAGGTTCCACGTGCAGGAATACAACCGGATCGTCACCGACAACCTGAACAAGGCAAACCTGAAGGTGGTGGCGGCCGACTCGGCCACTGTCACTGGCAAGAAAGCGACTGGTGTGTTCATTGACGAACTCTGGGAGTTCGGCAAGCAGGCCAAGTCGGCG includes the following:
- the dnaB_2 gene encoding Replicative DNA helicase (*Name dnaB_2), with amino-acid sequence MSELVMGYPEAEHGVLGAIMLASLDGNAALVDDIVSQMSSADFLYDDHAALFDVIRDCLDRGLPVDAVTVGDVQRSLPSGQGTLAFAADLCRNVPSVANAMAYAKQVKQWAVIRQVVDIGHSAKAAVASGLVPDEIIAQAQQSIADLRDLQGSGKAGYKRMAEVLPKVFDGMQEVLDDRAPPKLSTGLVDLDKLIGFLRPKSMVVIAGRPGSGKTMLGLQIVNHIAIRGAGVGLIFSLEMDEKELTVRTIASQGGIDLRRMEEVKSLDEDEWQRIGTAGSKIESAQLYLNDTPGLTMSAIRSDARRLQREQGLDILMIDYLGLVGTEGKNQSRTDAVAKISIALKNLAKELSVPVLVLAQLNRNPASRPGKKPQASDLRDSGQIEQDADAVILVHHDPESEAGEQGVTELILDKGRQAPQGSCLVQRQGQYARFVNFAGNRLPPDDEVEMARVLNFSKHRKGSKHHETF